In the genome of Parafrankia irregularis, the window ATCGCCATGAAGAACGGCGCCGTGGTCGCCGAGGGGCCACCGTCGGAGATCGTGACGGCCGAACTGGTCGAAGAGGTGTTCGGTTTGCGCTGTCTGGTGGTGCCCGATCCGGTAGCGGGCACTCCTCAGGTGGTGCCGCTGGGCCGTGACCGCGGTGGCGAAGGCGTGCGGGAGGGCCGCTGATGCGCACCGATCCGATGGAGCTGGGGCGAGGACCGCTGACGCGGTGGCTACCGGTGCTGGGACAGGCTGCGCCTGAACCTCCTGACGTCCAGTCATTCGAGTTCGGGGAGGGTGATCGTCCCGGACAGTTCGTGGCGCGCGTCATCTTCTCGCTGCCACGCATCACGATCCCCGCGATGCTGTTGGCGATCGTGTGGCAGGTGGGCGAGTCGGCTGTCCCGGTGGTGATGGGGCTCGCGATCGACCGGGCGCTCGTGACCGGGGATGCCGGGCAACTGGTGCTTTGGCTCGGTGTGCTGGTGGCCTTGTACGTCGCGCTGACGGCGGCGGCCAGGTTTACGAATCGGCTCAACACGTATGTGGTCCAGTTGTTGCAGCACCGACTGCGCGCGACACTCTCGACCAGAGTGCTGCATTCCGACGGCAGCGCGGCGCGGGCGCCGGCGGACAATGTGGTCTCGGCCATGACCAACGACGTCTTCCGCCTGGCCAACGCCGGGATGCTCGTGGTTCTGCCGATCTCGAGGATCGCCGCCATATTGTTCATCGCTGTCTCGTTGCTGGCGATGTACTGGCCGCTCGGGGTCATGGTGCTGCTCGGCGCGCCCGTGGCGGTCTGGTTGATGGGCCTGCTGAGCGAACGTCTCTCCCGCGACACCCGCGAATACCAGGATCTCCTCGCTGAAACCGTTGGACGGGCTACCGATCTGGTCGCCGGGTACCGGGTGATCAAGGGCGTACGCGCCGAGGCCGAAGCGACCAGGCGATACCGGCAGGCCAGCAGGGAGACCCTGGTCGGCGCCAGGCGCAACGCCGGGCTACTCGGCAGGTTTCTTGTGGGCTCCGGTGCGGTGAATGGCGTGTTCGTCGCCGCGGTGACAGGGCTGGCGGGCTGGTTCGCGGTGAACGGGCAGCTGAGCGTCGGTGAGTTGATCGCCGCGGGTGGCCTCACCCAGGCGCTGCTGCCACAGATGCAGGCGATCGCGAGTTATTCCATCCCCAATCTCGCGGGCGCCCGCGCCTCAGCCGCGCGAATCATGGACGTGCTCAGGAACGCAGGCACCGCCGCATCCGGGCACGATGACGCGATACGACAGCGGTGCACGCCGCCGCCTCTACAGGACGTGCCCGTGCTGGATGTCGGCGTGTTGGATGTCGGCGTGCCCGGTGCGTCAATCCGGGTGGAGCCTGGTGAGCTGGTGGGAGTGCACGCCGATGATCGGATTGCCGCCCGCATCGCTGACGCGCTGCTGAAGCCGTGGGCCGCCAACGACATCGAGGTGCGTCTCGACGGCCGGCCGGCGCACGAACTGACCCCGGCGGAGTACCGTTCCCTGGTCACCGCCGCACCTCATCGGGCAACGTTGTTCACCGGCACCATCCGCGACAATCTCGCTGTCACCGCCTGCCTGCCCGAGCGAATGGACAGTGCGGTGTGGGCGGCTGCCTGTGAGGACTTCGCAGCCGATCTCGACACCCCCGTCGGTGAGAACGGCAACCGGCTGTCCGGTGGCCAGCGTCAACGGGTCGCACTCGCTCGAGCCTTCGCGACCGATACTCCGGTGCTGGTGCTGCACGACCCGACCACCGCCGTCGACTCGGTGACCGAACAGACCATCGCCAAGCGGCTGGTCGGTATCAGCACAGATCGCTCGACCCTGCTGATCGCCTCGTCCCCGGCCCTGCTCGGCTGCTGCGACCGTGTTGTCGACCTCCTCGACAACATGCCGGTGCTTGGAAAGGCCGCGCTGTGACCGGGGGATCCGCGCCGACAGAGCACACGCTGCCGGTCGCGGGCGGACGTGAGACCGCTCGGGAGGTGTGGCGGCTCAGCCGTGGGCATCGACTCGGTCTGGCCGCCCTCGTGGTGCTGGGAATCGCAAGCACCGCCATCGACCTGATCGGACCCGTCGCGATCGGGTTCCTCATCGATCGGGTCCAGGAAGGCACCGCCGAGCTCGGTACCGTGCTGACCGTCACCGCGATCATGGCGGTCTCGGCCGTTCTCGGTGCCGCTGGCACGGCGGCGACGATCGTCCTGGCTACTCGCATGTACCACACCATCCTCGCCGGGCTGCGGGAGGAGCTGGTCTCCCGTGCCCTGACGCTGCCGCAGCATGTCGTCGAGTCTGCCGGCACCGGGGATCTGATCTCCCGGTCCAGCGACGACGTCACCGCGGTTGCCGACGCGGCTCCCGCGGTGATCCCGGCGCTTACCGTCACGTCCTTCACCATCGTCATGTCGCTGGGCGGGCTCGCCGCGGTGGAATGGCCCTACGCCGCCGCACTTGTCGTCGTGCTGCCTGTCTACGTGCTCTCCATGCGGTGGTACCTGCGAACAGGCCCGCGGGTGTACCTGGCCGAGCGTGCGGCGATGAGCGCGCGTGCCCAGCAGATTCTGGAGTCGCAACGCGGCTACGCCACTGTGCTGGGATTCAGGCTTGCCGAGCAGCGGCACCGGGCCGTGACCACCACCTCCTGGGGCGTATCGGTGCAGGCGCTGCGGGCGCGCACCGTGCAGAGCATGCTCAACACCCGCCTGAACTTCGGCGAGTGCCTGAGCCTGGCCGCCGTGCTTGTCGTCGGCTTCGTCCTCATCGACCACGGAGCCTCGACTGTCGGCGGCGCGACCACCGCCATGCTGCTCGTGCTACGCCTGCTGAACCCGGTCAATCAGCTGCTGTTCGTCATCGACACTCTCCAGTCCGCCCTCGCGTCGCTGAACCGCATGGTCGGAGTCACCACCATCCCCG includes:
- a CDS encoding ABC transporter ATP-binding protein, translating into MTGGSAPTEHTLPVAGGRETAREVWRLSRGHRLGLAALVVLGIASTAIDLIGPVAIGFLIDRVQEGTAELGTVLTVTAIMAVSAVLGAAGTAATIVLATRMYHTILAGLREELVSRALTLPQHVVESAGTGDLISRSSDDVTAVADAAPAVIPALTVTSFTIVMSLGGLAAVEWPYAAALVVVLPVYVLSMRWYLRTGPRVYLAERAAMSARAQQILESQRGYATVLGFRLAEQRHRAVTTTSWGVSVQALRARTVQSMLNTRLNFGECLSLAAVLVVGFVLIDHGASTVGGATTAMLLVLRLLNPVNQLLFVIDTLQSALASLNRMVGVTTIPVADAPGIATSSSVHLREVSFHYGVGPRVLVDVTLDIPTGQRVAVVGSSGAGKSTLATVIAGIHQPDAGTVARPERTMMITQEVHVFGGTLRDNLTLAAPDATDGQVGAALEVAQAGGMLDLLPNGLDTVLGGGGYELTAAQAQQVALTRLILADPDLAIFDEATAEAGSAYAGLLDRAADAALTGRTGLVIAHRLSQAAACDLVVVMEHGRIAERGTHAELIAAGGAYAALWSAWRAGQEAGANG
- a CDS encoding ABC transporter ATP-binding protein; amino-acid sequence: MARVIFSLPRITIPAMLLAIVWQVGESAVPVVMGLAIDRALVTGDAGQLVLWLGVLVALYVALTAAARFTNRLNTYVVQLLQHRLRATLSTRVLHSDGSAARAPADNVVSAMTNDVFRLANAGMLVVLPISRIAAILFIAVSLLAMYWPLGVMVLLGAPVAVWLMGLLSERLSRDTREYQDLLAETVGRATDLVAGYRVIKGVRAEAEATRRYRQASRETLVGARRNAGLLGRFLVGSGAVNGVFVAAVTGLAGWFAVNGQLSVGELIAAGGLTQALLPQMQAIASYSIPNLAGARASAARIMDVLRNAGTAASGHDDAIRQRCTPPPLQDVPVLDVGVLDVGVPGASIRVEPGELVGVHADDRIAARIADALLKPWAANDIEVRLDGRPAHELTPAEYRSLVTAAPHRATLFTGTIRDNLAVTACLPERMDSAVWAAACEDFAADLDTPVGENGNRLSGGQRQRVALARAFATDTPVLVLHDPTTAVDSVTEQTIAKRLVGISTDRSTLLIASSPALLGCCDRVVDLLDNMPVLGKAAL